A single region of the Acidobacteriota bacterium genome encodes:
- a CDS encoding type B 50S ribosomal protein L31 has protein sequence MKSDIHPKLHPVVYIDPSANAEFISQSTMTSDTTREIDGVEHYEIRLEISSASHPFYTGRQHFVDSAGQIEKFQRRYGKK, from the coding sequence ATGAAGAGCGACATCCACCCGAAGCTGCACCCCGTCGTGTACATCGACCCCTCGGCCAACGCCGAGTTCATCTCCCAGTCGACGATGACCAGCGACACGACCCGTGAGATCGACGGCGTCGAGCACTACGAGATCCGGCTCGAGATCTCGTCCGCGTCCCACCCCTTCTACACGGGACGCCAGCACTTCGTCGACAGCGCCGGCCAGATCGAGAAGTTCCAGCGCCGCTACGGGAAGAAGTAG